The following coding sequences lie in one Angustibacter luteus genomic window:
- a CDS encoding maleylacetate reductase produces the protein MRVRFGPGVAGDLVAEVDDLTLGSLLVVCTPGHRELAERLSEPLRHRRAGLLDGARMHVPQEDADRARAEAQRLGADGLLAVGGGSAIGLAKAVALTTGLPVVAVPTTYAGSEMTSIWGISDGTTKRTGRDRRVLPVSVLYDPALTLSLPVEVSVTSGMNALAHAAEALYAPDRSPVVSLMADDGIRRLVRALPRIVSAPTDLGARTSALYGAWLCGACLGATTMSLHHRLCHALGGVSSLPHAATHTVVLPHVLALNLPAVPDVASRLEQALGGPGSAGAQLYELAALLGAPSSLRSLGMPETDLTTVVDQVLSAPYANPRPVSRLDLVDLLARAWSGAPPRT, from the coding sequence ATGCGCGTCCGGTTCGGACCGGGCGTGGCCGGCGACCTCGTGGCGGAGGTCGACGACCTCACGCTCGGTTCACTGCTCGTCGTGTGCACGCCTGGGCACCGCGAGCTCGCCGAGCGCCTGTCGGAACCGTTGCGGCACAGGCGTGCTGGGCTGCTCGATGGGGCGCGGATGCACGTCCCGCAGGAGGACGCCGACCGGGCCCGAGCCGAGGCGCAGCGACTGGGCGCCGACGGTCTGCTGGCCGTGGGTGGCGGGTCGGCGATCGGTCTCGCCAAGGCGGTGGCCCTGACGACCGGGCTGCCCGTCGTCGCCGTCCCGACGACGTACGCCGGGTCCGAGATGACGTCCATCTGGGGGATCAGCGACGGGACGACGAAACGCACCGGACGCGACCGGCGGGTGCTGCCGGTCAGCGTGCTCTACGACCCGGCGCTGACCCTGTCGCTGCCCGTCGAGGTGTCCGTGACCAGCGGGATGAACGCCCTCGCGCACGCCGCCGAGGCGCTCTACGCGCCCGACCGCAGCCCGGTGGTCTCGCTGATGGCCGACGACGGCATCCGCCGGCTCGTCCGCGCCCTGCCGAGGATCGTCTCTGCGCCAACGGATCTGGGCGCCCGCACGAGCGCGCTCTACGGCGCCTGGCTGTGCGGCGCCTGCCTGGGCGCCACCACGATGTCGCTGCACCACCGGCTGTGCCACGCCCTGGGGGGCGTGTCCTCGCTGCCGCACGCCGCCACCCACACCGTCGTCCTGCCGCACGTGCTGGCGCTCAACCTGCCCGCCGTACCGGACGTCGCCAGCCGGCTGGAGCAGGCGCTGGGCGGTCCGGGGTCGGCGGGCGCGCAGCTGTACGAGCTCGCTGCGCTGCTGGGGGCGCCGTCGTCGCTGCGCTCGCTCGGCATGCCCGAGACCGACCTGACCACGGTCGTCGACCAGGTGCTGTCCGCGCCCTACGCGAACCCTCGGCCGGTCAGCCGGCTGGATCTGGTGGACCTGCTGGCCCGGGCGTGGTCGGGCGCGCCACCGAGAACCTGA
- a CDS encoding VOC family protein produces MPTDDELVTLEARRGELREQYLTPAADRPATIGRGIHHAALICSDVEQTIRFYQDLLGFPLIELVENRDYPGSSHFFFDLGNQTLLGFFDFPGLGLEPGIEAIGGVQHIAISVPRDQWELAQQRLDAAGVPYGGPDQGIEESMYLKDPDGIQIELLSDPLMYFGGRQLDE; encoded by the coding sequence ATGCCCACGGACGACGAGCTGGTCACCCTCGAGGCCCGACGCGGCGAGCTGCGCGAGCAGTACCTCACGCCGGCAGCGGACCGGCCGGCCACCATCGGGCGCGGTATCCACCACGCGGCCCTGATCTGCTCGGACGTCGAGCAGACGATCCGGTTCTACCAGGACCTGCTTGGCTTCCCGCTGATCGAGCTGGTCGAGAACCGCGACTACCCGGGCTCGTCGCACTTCTTCTTCGACCTGGGCAACCAGACCCTGCTGGGCTTCTTCGACTTCCCCGGGCTCGGTCTCGAGCCGGGCATCGAGGCCATCGGCGGGGTGCAGCACATCGCGATCTCCGTACCCCGGGACCAGTGGGAGCTGGCCCAGCAGCGGTTGGACGCGGCCGGCGTCCCCTACGGAGGCCCCGACCAGGGGATCGAGGAGTCGATGTACCTCAAGGACCCCGACGGCATCCAGATCGAGCTGCTCAGCGACCCGCTCATGTACTTCGGCGGACGCCAGCTCGACGAGTAG
- a CDS encoding helix-turn-helix transcriptional regulator, whose product MSGRDVVASPVLVGRDELLALAGRRLEQAAAGHGHLLFVAGEAGIGKSRLLGSVSRSAERLGFSVLRATAFPGDQQDSGGVLLDLAGDLRRAGDDAARSAGAVLAERLREPQRREGDRHRRRRLLVQDLSDALTDLDDVPRLIVLEDLHWADQLSLEVVAHLATRLPGRACLMLGAYRSDELYPRTAMRDWRSRLLSGRLAEEVRLPRMTAAQTATLASAVLGRPAPAQVVAAIHDRSDGIPLHIEELLAAATDEATGVVREPDLRHVPDTLADAVLARAAALPDDVRAMASAAAVIGRSFDVDLLADVTAADAETVDRCLRELRSVYLVRTGAGPAGFDFRHALIRDALYDDVPLPRRRLLHERVAEAAVRRGYPDAFVSAHYDQAGMSEPAYRHARAAARAAATISAHREALELDRRALRNAPADVAPAELADLLAALAGEAAAVDDNDSACEAFERAHDLRRADGDLVGAAALVAPLVSVTHLLGESLPLRVRRLQSALDSIEGLPDAEPVRAGLLSGLAAAYMLDRRLEESIRYGELSRALVQGSSHGSGGERAADLNTAATLGSVLLFTGQLDAGHALLEESITRAVQGHEEAEAGRGYRMLGTSASVLVEYERAAGWLRRGIDYADAVELWNHRSYMSAHLAHVHWARGEWAEAEQTAEHALADGRGGITTRITALYVLGYVQLGRGELDAADDLLAQALQLGESMAELQRISPPLWGLAQSAALRGDHARAVELCERGYALSREVADAAYLFPFLVTGVRAHLSSDGSGGLARDWFGQVRDALVARSIPGTLPAVDHARGLLELDSGDLTAADASLTDAAAAWGALGRFWEGSWAVLDQATAAVLGRRPAQAVALAEQVRASAGPVAARPLLDAAGAVLEQARPKAATTRWHPLSEREFEVAALVAEGLTNRQIAERLFLSPRTVSAHVEHILSKLGAARRAEIAAWASRRPAEG is encoded by the coding sequence GTGTCCGGACGTGACGTGGTGGCCTCGCCCGTCCTGGTCGGTCGCGACGAGCTGCTCGCCCTCGCCGGGCGACGGCTCGAGCAGGCTGCCGCCGGCCACGGGCACCTGCTCTTCGTGGCCGGCGAGGCCGGCATCGGGAAGAGCCGGCTGCTGGGTTCGGTCTCCCGCAGCGCCGAGCGGCTCGGCTTCTCGGTACTGCGCGCCACGGCGTTCCCGGGCGACCAGCAGGACTCCGGCGGGGTGCTGCTCGACCTGGCGGGCGACCTGCGCCGGGCCGGCGACGACGCCGCCCGGTCCGCCGGAGCCGTGCTGGCGGAGCGGCTGCGCGAACCCCAGCGCCGGGAGGGCGACCGGCACCGCCGGCGACGGCTGCTGGTGCAGGACCTGTCCGACGCGCTGACCGACCTGGACGACGTCCCCCGGCTCATCGTGCTGGAGGACCTGCACTGGGCGGACCAGCTCAGCCTGGAGGTGGTCGCCCATCTCGCGACGCGGCTGCCGGGCCGGGCGTGCCTCATGCTGGGGGCCTACCGCAGCGACGAGCTGTACCCGCGGACGGCGATGCGCGACTGGCGGTCCCGGTTGCTGTCCGGGCGGCTGGCCGAGGAGGTCCGGCTGCCCCGGATGACGGCCGCCCAGACGGCGACGCTGGCGAGCGCCGTCCTGGGTCGACCGGCGCCGGCCCAGGTCGTCGCGGCCATCCACGACCGCAGCGACGGCATCCCGCTGCACATCGAGGAGCTGCTCGCTGCGGCCACCGACGAGGCGACGGGAGTGGTCCGGGAGCCGGACCTGCGGCACGTCCCCGACACGCTCGCCGACGCCGTCCTGGCGCGGGCCGCGGCGCTGCCCGACGACGTCCGGGCGATGGCGTCGGCGGCCGCGGTCATCGGCCGGTCGTTCGACGTCGACCTGCTCGCCGACGTGACGGCGGCGGACGCCGAGACCGTGGACCGCTGCCTGCGCGAGCTGCGCTCGGTGTACCTGGTCCGGACGGGTGCCGGCCCGGCCGGGTTCGACTTCCGGCACGCCCTGATCCGGGACGCCCTCTACGACGACGTGCCGCTCCCCCGGCGCCGGTTGCTGCACGAGCGGGTGGCCGAGGCCGCCGTCCGCCGCGGGTACCCGGATGCGTTCGTGTCCGCGCACTACGACCAGGCCGGGATGTCGGAACCGGCCTACCGGCACGCGCGGGCTGCGGCCCGCGCCGCCGCGACCATCTCGGCGCACCGCGAGGCGCTCGAGCTGGACCGACGGGCCCTGCGGAACGCGCCCGCCGACGTCGCACCGGCCGAGCTGGCGGACCTGCTCGCCGCGCTGGCGGGTGAGGCCGCCGCGGTGGACGACAACGACAGCGCGTGCGAGGCGTTCGAGCGGGCGCACGACCTGCGCCGCGCGGACGGTGACCTGGTCGGCGCGGCGGCCCTGGTCGCGCCGCTGGTCTCGGTGACCCACCTGCTCGGCGAGAGCCTGCCGCTGCGGGTGCGCCGGCTGCAGTCGGCGCTGGACAGCATCGAGGGGCTGCCGGACGCCGAACCGGTCCGGGCCGGGCTGCTGAGCGGCCTGGCCGCCGCGTACATGCTGGATCGCCGGCTCGAGGAGTCGATCCGGTACGGCGAGCTCAGCCGCGCGCTGGTCCAGGGAAGCAGCCACGGGAGCGGCGGCGAGCGGGCCGCCGACCTGAACACCGCCGCCACCCTCGGCTCCGTGCTGCTGTTCACCGGTCAGCTGGACGCCGGTCACGCGCTGCTCGAGGAGTCGATCACCCGGGCGGTCCAGGGGCACGAGGAGGCCGAGGCCGGGCGCGGCTACCGCATGCTCGGCACCTCGGCGTCAGTGCTGGTCGAGTACGAGCGGGCGGCCGGCTGGCTGCGGCGGGGCATCGACTACGCGGACGCGGTGGAGCTGTGGAACCACCGCAGCTACATGAGCGCGCACCTGGCGCACGTGCACTGGGCGCGCGGCGAGTGGGCCGAGGCCGAGCAGACGGCCGAGCACGCCCTGGCGGACGGGCGGGGCGGGATCACCACCCGGATCACCGCGCTCTACGTGCTGGGGTACGTCCAGCTCGGTCGGGGCGAGCTGGACGCCGCCGACGACCTGCTGGCCCAGGCCCTGCAGCTGGGCGAGTCGATGGCCGAGCTGCAACGGATCTCGCCGCCGCTGTGGGGACTGGCGCAGAGCGCGGCGCTGCGCGGGGACCACGCCCGCGCCGTCGAGCTGTGCGAGCGCGGCTACGCGCTGTCCCGGGAGGTGGCGGACGCGGCGTACCTGTTCCCGTTCCTGGTGACCGGCGTGCGGGCGCACCTGAGCTCCGACGGGAGTGGCGGGCTCGCGCGCGACTGGTTCGGCCAGGTGCGGGACGCGTTGGTGGCCCGGTCGATTCCCGGCACCCTGCCGGCCGTGGACCACGCGCGGGGACTGCTCGAGCTCGACTCCGGTGACCTCACGGCCGCCGACGCGAGCCTGACGGACGCCGCCGCGGCCTGGGGCGCACTGGGTCGGTTCTGGGAGGGTTCCTGGGCGGTCCTGGACCAGGCCACCGCTGCGGTTCTCGGACGTCGTCCGGCGCAGGCCGTGGCCCTGGCCGAGCAGGTCCGCGCGAGTGCCGGACCGGTCGCGGCGCGGCCCCTGCTCGACGCGGCCGGCGCGGTGCTGGAGCAGGCCCGACCGAAAGCGGCGACCACCCGCTGGCACCCGTTGAGCGAGCGCGAGTTCGAGGTCGCCGCCCTGGTCGCCGAGGGGCTGACGAACCGGCAGATCGCCGAACGGCTGTTCCTGTCGCCGCGGACCGTGTCCGCCCACGTCGAGCACATCCTCAGCAAGCTGGGCGCCGCCCGACGCGCCGAGATCGCCGCCTGGGCGAGCCGGCGGCCCGCGGAGGGCTAG
- a CDS encoding LuxR C-terminal-related transcriptional regulator, with protein sequence MSTRDARSTSERDVDGEKALRRGEGELRDGEPGVAARQLAVAAQRLTGERRGVAVMLAAEAHRMAGDVTDYADLARLTAGEDVPPVVRSYVAGVVAVSAGDHSAAVRALRTVLDAGRADSNVRESLWLTETALLLGEADRCFEHATAAVSRARLTGDAELLPTALAQYGAAALVLDRNRAAVAACSAGVVAAQAVGQRNSLAENLVMQAVAAIARGERDVALDLVTAALPGIGQRGLGKQAAWATWTLACVDLLDERPDEALGRLRTMATGLGRAHPAMRVIIAPQLVEAAVRCDRATEAAAALAAFEHWVGWSANPSWLAQVHRCHALLTDDDAVAAEHFETSIALHCQAGSTLELGRTKLHYARRLRRERLPSAAREHLRDALRLFQTEDAGYWAEQVRAELRATGAPDVDGGSAGSGAAALALSPQQAQVARLVADGLTNREIARSMSISSRTVDHHLRNIFARLGARSRVEVATAWLRFSVARPTTPGPAGPPDPAG encoded by the coding sequence ATGTCGACGCGGGACGCGAGGTCGACGTCCGAGCGGGACGTCGACGGCGAGAAGGCCTTGCGACGCGGCGAGGGCGAGCTGCGGGACGGTGAGCCGGGGGTGGCGGCCCGCCAGCTGGCGGTGGCCGCGCAGCGGCTGACCGGCGAGCGGCGCGGGGTCGCGGTGATGCTGGCCGCCGAGGCGCACCGGATGGCCGGGGACGTCACGGACTACGCGGACCTCGCCCGGCTGACCGCGGGTGAGGACGTGCCGCCGGTGGTGCGCTCGTACGTCGCCGGCGTGGTCGCCGTCTCGGCCGGAGACCACTCCGCCGCCGTCCGCGCGTTGCGCACCGTGCTGGACGCCGGGCGCGCGGACAGCAACGTCCGAGAGTCGTTGTGGCTCACCGAGACCGCGCTGCTGCTGGGCGAGGCCGACCGGTGCTTCGAGCACGCAACGGCGGCGGTCAGCCGGGCCCGGCTGACGGGTGACGCGGAGCTTCTGCCGACCGCGCTGGCCCAGTACGGCGCGGCGGCTCTGGTCCTGGACAGGAACCGGGCCGCCGTCGCCGCCTGCTCGGCCGGAGTGGTTGCGGCACAGGCAGTCGGGCAGCGCAACAGCCTGGCCGAGAACCTCGTGATGCAGGCCGTTGCGGCCATCGCCCGCGGTGAGCGCGACGTGGCCCTGGACCTCGTGACGGCCGCCCTGCCGGGCATCGGGCAGCGCGGCCTGGGCAAGCAGGCCGCCTGGGCGACGTGGACGCTCGCGTGCGTGGACCTGCTGGACGAGCGACCCGACGAAGCGCTGGGTCGGTTGCGCACGATGGCCACCGGGCTGGGCCGGGCCCACCCGGCGATGCGGGTGATCATCGCGCCGCAGCTCGTCGAGGCCGCCGTGCGCTGCGACCGCGCGACCGAGGCGGCGGCGGCGCTGGCCGCGTTCGAGCACTGGGTGGGCTGGTCCGCGAACCCCAGCTGGCTGGCGCAGGTCCATCGCTGTCACGCCCTGCTCACCGACGACGACGCCGTGGCGGCCGAGCACTTCGAGACCTCGATCGCGCTGCACTGCCAGGCCGGGTCGACCCTCGAGCTCGGGCGCACGAAGCTGCACTACGCCCGGCGGCTGCGTCGCGAGCGCCTGCCGTCGGCGGCCCGCGAGCACCTGCGGGATGCGTTGCGGCTGTTCCAGACCGAGGACGCCGGGTACTGGGCCGAGCAGGTCCGGGCCGAGCTGCGAGCCACGGGCGCTCCCGACGTCGACGGCGGCAGCGCCGGGTCGGGCGCGGCCGCGCTCGCGCTGAGCCCGCAGCAGGCGCAGGTGGCCCGGCTGGTCGCCGACGGCCTCACGAACCGGGAGATCGCCCGCTCGATGAGCATCAGCTCGCGGACCGTCGACCACCACCTGCGCAACATCTTCGCCCGGCTCGGCGCGCGCTCTCGGGTGGAGGTCGCGACGGCCTGGCTCAGGTTCTCGGTGGCGCGCCCGACCACGCCCGGGCCAGCAGGTCCACCAGATCCAGCCGGCTGA
- a CDS encoding maleylpyruvate isomerase N-terminal domain-containing protein — protein sequence MSTWNAMSYEGKDTILRVVRTEAEHFFALAEAPGAWERTTPCDGWTSRDLVAHIIDTTEGYFKAFDAARGTGDAVPAPHGLPAMAGKVNEAATAFRGTPQTEMMDRLRADFEKMQGILEAVGEDDWTGFLVTHPYMGPVPAFFYAAGQLMDYGVHSWDIRQGSGAAHGLHGDAADLLVPFMFEIWRGTVKSDQVSEPFTIGIRVTGRNAGDYRVTVGPDGLSYETGELESLPAYLEFDAGSLVLTAFGRSNSGTVRGDLALAEQYLNLFFRI from the coding sequence ATGAGCACGTGGAACGCGATGTCGTACGAGGGCAAGGACACCATCCTGCGGGTGGTGCGCACGGAGGCCGAGCACTTCTTCGCCCTGGCGGAGGCACCCGGCGCCTGGGAGCGGACCACCCCGTGCGACGGCTGGACGTCGCGGGACCTGGTGGCGCACATCATCGACACCACCGAGGGCTACTTCAAGGCGTTCGACGCGGCCCGCGGCACCGGCGACGCGGTGCCCGCACCGCACGGGCTGCCCGCGATGGCGGGGAAGGTCAACGAGGCGGCGACCGCCTTCCGCGGCACCCCGCAGACCGAGATGATGGACCGGTTGCGCGCGGACTTCGAGAAGATGCAGGGCATCCTCGAGGCGGTCGGCGAGGACGACTGGACGGGTTTCCTGGTCACCCACCCCTACATGGGCCCGGTGCCGGCGTTCTTCTACGCGGCCGGTCAGCTGATGGACTACGGCGTGCACTCGTGGGACATCCGGCAGGGCAGCGGCGCGGCGCACGGCCTGCACGGCGACGCGGCGGACCTGCTGGTGCCGTTCATGTTCGAGATCTGGCGCGGCACGGTGAAGTCGGACCAGGTCAGCGAGCCGTTCACCATCGGGATCCGGGTCACCGGGCGCAACGCCGGCGACTACCGGGTGACCGTCGGGCCGGACGGGCTGAGCTACGAGACGGGCGAGCTGGAGAGCCTGCCCGCGTACCTCGAGTTCGATGCGGGCAGCCTGGTGCTGACCGCGTTCGGGCGCAGCAACTCCGGGACGGTGCGCGGCGACCTGGCGCTGGCCGAGCAGTACCTCAACCTGTTCTTCCGGATCTAG
- a CDS encoding IPT/TIG domain-containing protein, producing MHHLATLPADLIGAAFTVLILLVFGMLAGDDPWKLGRAGPPHDGVARRAKDAPIRAMVMGTDGRLSTSKVTAFSWTIAIVYALSTMCAVVIVENRPFGDMMDQLADSYLLLLGGPFAALVLAKGITVTRINNGSLAKPKATNPSISIKDLASNDAGQTDLVDFQFLMFNAIALAYVLLRFSLHPHDGLPDLPTAFAGLTSVSALTYTANKAVAGATPAITSAAFDPATRQVTVRGLSLGAAQAQVRFDDHAVELVRSSATEVVFVAPPDAGAGSHSIRVEVPSGTGHHVVETTVVLPAPPAPPAPPAPAA from the coding sequence GTGCACCACCTCGCCACGCTGCCCGCAGACCTGATCGGCGCAGCCTTCACCGTCCTGATCCTGCTGGTGTTCGGCATGCTGGCCGGCGACGACCCCTGGAAGCTCGGCCGCGCCGGACCGCCGCACGACGGGGTCGCCCGACGGGCCAAGGACGCGCCGATCCGGGCGATGGTGATGGGTACGGACGGGCGGCTGTCCACCAGCAAGGTGACGGCCTTCTCCTGGACGATCGCGATCGTCTACGCCCTGTCCACCATGTGCGCCGTGGTCATCGTCGAGAACCGGCCGTTCGGCGACATGATGGACCAGCTGGCGGACAGCTACCTGCTGCTGCTCGGCGGCCCGTTCGCGGCCCTGGTGCTCGCCAAGGGGATCACGGTCACCCGCATCAACAACGGGTCGCTGGCCAAGCCGAAGGCCACCAACCCGAGCATCTCCATCAAGGACCTGGCCAGCAACGACGCCGGGCAGACGGACCTGGTGGACTTCCAGTTCCTGATGTTCAACGCCATCGCGCTGGCCTACGTGCTGCTGCGGTTCAGCCTGCACCCGCACGACGGCCTGCCGGACCTGCCGACGGCCTTCGCCGGCCTCACCAGCGTCTCGGCCCTGACCTACACCGCCAACAAGGCGGTCGCCGGAGCCACCCCGGCCATCACCTCCGCGGCGTTCGACCCCGCCACCCGACAGGTCACGGTGCGCGGGCTCAGCCTGGGGGCGGCCCAGGCGCAGGTGCGCTTCGACGACCACGCCGTCGAGCTGGTCCGCTCCTCGGCCACCGAGGTCGTGTTCGTCGCGCCGCCGGATGCCGGGGCGGGCAGCCACAGCATCCGGGTCGAGGTGCCCTCCGGCACCGGGCACCACGTCGTCGAGACGACCGTCGTCCTGCCCGCTCCGCCTGCTCCGCCTGCTCCGCCCGCGCCGGCCGCATGA
- a CDS encoding SCO4226 family nickel-binding protein has translation MARFMDVHSGFVGVTEDQLREAHERDLAIQDTEGVSFERAWLDPESGKVFCLSTGPSKESVMRIHEQAGHPTGEVYEVSVDIT, from the coding sequence ATGGCGAGGTTCATGGATGTGCACAGCGGTTTCGTGGGAGTCACCGAGGACCAGCTGCGCGAGGCGCACGAGCGGGACCTGGCGATCCAGGACACCGAAGGGGTCAGCTTCGAGCGGGCCTGGCTGGACCCGGAGTCGGGCAAGGTGTTCTGCCTGTCCACGGGGCCGTCGAAGGAGAGCGTGATGCGGATCCACGAGCAGGCCGGCCACCCCACGGGTGAGGTCTACGAGGTTTCCGTCGACATCACCTGA
- a CDS encoding dienelactone hydrolase family protein, giving the protein MRRHRNVLTALATAAAVGLVVTTATTGAATVDREVPRAAANPYERGPAPTTASIEATRGSFAVAQTTVARSAVSGFGGGTITYPTSTAQGTFGAVALSPGFTSSQSALSWLGPRLASQGFVVIVIDTLSVYDQPASRGTQLLAALDYLTKSSSVRTRIDPTRLAVGGHSMGGGGAIEATAKRPTLQASVPLTPWDTTKTWSSVRVPTLIFGGERDTTAPVASHAERFYASMTNAPDKAYLERRGASHGFPTSADTTTAKYTIAWLKRFVDDDTRYDQFLCPAPAPSTLILEYRDTCPHA; this is encoded by the coding sequence GTGCGCAGACATCGGAACGTCCTGACCGCTCTCGCCACCGCCGCCGCCGTCGGACTCGTCGTCACCACCGCGACTACCGGCGCCGCCACCGTGGACCGCGAGGTCCCGCGCGCAGCGGCCAACCCCTACGAACGCGGACCGGCGCCGACCACCGCGAGCATCGAGGCCACCCGCGGCTCGTTCGCCGTCGCCCAGACCACCGTGGCGCGGTCCGCCGTCAGCGGGTTCGGCGGCGGGACGATCACCTACCCGACCAGCACCGCCCAGGGCACCTTCGGCGCCGTCGCGCTCTCGCCCGGCTTCACCTCCAGCCAGTCCGCGCTCAGCTGGCTCGGCCCGCGGCTGGCCTCGCAGGGCTTCGTCGTGATCGTCATCGACACGCTGTCCGTATACGACCAGCCCGCATCCCGAGGCACCCAGCTGCTCGCCGCCCTGGACTACCTGACCAAGAGCAGCTCCGTGCGCACCCGGATCGACCCAACCCGACTCGCGGTCGGCGGCCACTCGATGGGCGGCGGCGGCGCGATCGAGGCCACGGCGAAGCGACCCACGCTGCAGGCGTCGGTGCCGCTGACACCGTGGGACACCACCAAGACCTGGAGCAGCGTCCGGGTGCCGACGCTCATCTTCGGCGGTGAGCGGGACACCACGGCGCCGGTCGCCAGCCACGCCGAGCGGTTCTACGCGTCGATGACCAACGCGCCCGACAAGGCGTACCTGGAGCGGCGCGGCGCGAGCCACGGTTTCCCGACGAGCGCCGACACCACGACGGCGAAGTACACGATCGCGTGGCTCAAGCGGTTCGTGGACGACGACACCCGCTACGACCAGTTCCTCTGCCCGGCGCCGGCGCCGTCCACGCTGATCCTCGAGTACCGGGACACCTGCCCGCACGCGTAG
- a CDS encoding glutamate decarboxylase, giving the protein MTSSRQFTDADRALFGNRFLTAEVPTKTFPESGMSAVEAMRLVGEDIALEGDPARNLATFVTTWMEPEAQRIIAENLHRNFIDHAEYPRTAEIEQRCIRMLADLFHAPGETTGARTQGSSEAIMLGGLSLKWNWRKRRKAEGGSTESPNLVFGGDVHVVWEKFCRYFDVEPRIVPLQPGKYTIGPEDVEPHVDENTIGVAAVLGTTFTGHKDDIGGINDLLLRIKSERGIDVPLHVDGASGGFVWPFLYPDTAWDFRLEQVRSINVSGHKFGLVYPGIGWLVFRETADLNHDLVFEENYLGKTDATFTLNFSTGSAMVLAQYYNLVRYGRAGYTYIMQNMQANAQLLAEKLQAMGQFELIGDGDEQLPLVAFQLAEKHSYDEFDIAWQLSAERGWMVPAYTLPPDAQDVTIMRALVKETMSREHVDTLARDIEEACKTLEAKGGAHESERQQIITGPGH; this is encoded by the coding sequence ATGACCAGCTCGCGCCAGTTCACGGACGCCGACCGGGCCCTGTTCGGCAACCGGTTCCTCACCGCCGAGGTGCCGACCAAGACCTTCCCGGAGTCCGGGATGTCCGCCGTCGAGGCGATGCGCCTCGTCGGTGAGGACATCGCCCTGGAGGGGGACCCCGCCCGCAACCTCGCCACCTTCGTCACCACGTGGATGGAGCCGGAGGCGCAGCGGATCATCGCGGAGAACCTGCACCGCAACTTCATCGACCACGCGGAGTACCCGCGCACGGCCGAGATCGAGCAGCGCTGCATCCGGATGCTCGCCGACCTGTTCCACGCCCCGGGGGAGACGACCGGCGCGCGCACCCAGGGGTCGTCCGAGGCGATCATGCTCGGCGGCCTGTCCCTGAAGTGGAACTGGCGCAAGCGCCGCAAGGCCGAGGGCGGATCCACGGAGAGTCCGAACCTGGTCTTCGGCGGGGACGTGCACGTGGTGTGGGAGAAGTTCTGCCGGTACTTCGACGTCGAGCCGCGGATCGTGCCGCTGCAGCCGGGCAAGTACACCATCGGGCCGGAGGACGTCGAGCCGCACGTCGACGAGAACACCATCGGCGTGGCCGCGGTGCTGGGCACGACCTTCACCGGGCACAAGGACGACATCGGCGGGATCAACGACCTGCTGCTGCGGATCAAGAGCGAGCGCGGGATCGACGTCCCGCTGCACGTGGACGGCGCGAGCGGCGGGTTCGTCTGGCCGTTCCTGTACCCGGACACCGCGTGGGACTTCCGGCTCGAGCAGGTGCGCTCGATCAACGTCTCCGGGCACAAGTTCGGCCTGGTGTACCCGGGCATCGGCTGGCTGGTCTTCCGCGAGACGGCCGACCTCAACCACGACCTGGTGTTCGAGGAGAACTACCTCGGCAAGACCGACGCGACGTTCACGCTGAACTTCTCAACGGGCTCGGCGATGGTCCTCGCGCAGTACTACAACCTCGTGCGGTACGGCCGCGCCGGCTACACGTACATCATGCAGAACATGCAGGCGAACGCCCAGCTGCTGGCCGAGAAGCTGCAGGCCATGGGCCAGTTCGAGCTCATCGGGGACGGCGACGAGCAGCTGCCGCTGGTCGCGTTCCAGCTGGCCGAGAAGCACAGCTACGACGAGTTCGACATCGCCTGGCAGCTATCGGCGGAGCGCGGCTGGATGGTGCCGGCCTACACCCTGCCGCCCGACGCGCAGGACGTGACGATCATGCGGGCGCTGGTGAAGGAGACGATGAGTCGCGAGCACGTGGACACGCTTGCCCGCGACATCGAGGAGGCCTGCAAGACGCTGGAGGCGAAGGGCGGCGCGCACGAGTCGGAGCGCCAGCAGATCATCACCGGTCCGGGTCACTGA